The Pandoraea vervacti DNA window GCCATCGGAGCACCAGCGGGTGTTGCTGCGCTCCACGGCAACGCGACCGTCATGCCGCCGCTTGTCTTGCCGCACGCCGGGGCGGCGCAGCAGCAACTGATGCTCCCGCATGACCCGATACACGCGCTTGACGTTGATGCACGGCGCACCGCTCTGCTCCCGACTGCGGCGCAGCAGCGCCCAGACACGCCGGTAGCCATAGGTAGGAAGGTGCGCCACATGGGCCTGAATCTCCTCGACCAGCCCGGCATCGTTGGTCACGCGGGCACGGCGACCATCGCGCCAGTCGGACGAGCGAGCTCGCTTCACCGCCACGGCAGAGCGCGCCACGCCGAGAACTTCGCAGACCGTCTTCATCGGTCGTCCCCCGGCAGCAAGGGCGAGCGCGCAATCAGGTTTTTTGACCGGCCCCATTCCACGGCTTCTTTCAGGATTTCGACCTCCAACGTCTTCTTCCCGAGTAGCCGTTGCAACTCCTTGATTTCCTTGATGGCGGCGGCTAGCTCAGATGCCGGCACAACGGTTTCACCCGCCTTCACCGCCGCCAGACTGCCTTCCTGGTATTGCTTGCGCCAGCCGAACACCTGGTTGGCATTGACGCCGTGCCGACGTGCAACGGCCGACACCGACGCTCCCGGCTCCAATGTTTCCTGCACGATGGCGATTTTTTCCTGCGCCGTGCGCCGACGACGGCGCTCCGGCTCGGTCAGAATTTCGATGCTTTCCACGTAATGACTAGGCTTACTGATAGGCACAAGACTATCCCTTATTTTAAGAGAGTCCTCGTGTCCTCAGATACGTGGGGCCGCTCCACCGGGGGAGAACTTGTCTATGCCGAGCGAAACCGACATCTGCCGGCCAACGATGCAGGTTCGCCGTCAGCATGCCCATCTGCCCGAGCCATTTGACCCGAACGGGCCGGGCAAGCCGCCGGGGACGCCGCCGCCGAAGTCGCCCCCAGATGAGGACGAACCGACACCGATGCCCCCGCCTGACCGACCGCTTGACCCGCCAGTGGAGGAGCCGCCTGCCAGACCGCCGGGCAAATACGTCGCCTCACGCTGTTGGGCAACGATGTCGCGCACGGATGTGGTACTCAACGGGCGCATAGGATCGGGCGGCGACGGGCAAATACTGCTGAACATTGGATCGGCAAGGGAGGAAAGTCATGCTTGGCACCATCTTGTTGATTGTTCTGATTTTGTTGCTGGTCGGCGCGCTGCCTGCCTGGCCGCATAGCCGGGAATGGGGCTACTACCCGTCCGGCGGCATCGGGCTGATCGTGCTTATCGTCGTGTTGCTTGTGGTGATGGGGCATATCTGACGCCCGTCAATGTTGCACAGGCGCAAGTCGCACAAGGAGGACCCATCATGCCGTATCGACAGACGCATGAATTGCCGTCGAGTGTCAAAGATCATTTGCCGGCGCACGCGCAGGAGATTTACCTCAAGGCGTTCAATTCGGCCTGGGACGAATACAAGGATCCGGGCGAGCGGCGCGGTCACGAATCGCGCGAAGAGACCGCCCACAAAGTGGCGTGGACCGCCGTGAAGAAAACGTATGAAAAGGATGACAAGTCCGGTCGGTGGCACGAAAAGAAACATCACTGATCGGTAGTTCCAGGGGGGGAGGCCAAAGCCGCTCCCTGACGACCCCCAATACGATTGCATCCGGTTCCCGCAACCGGAGCGCAACCGTACCTTGCCGGCCCACCCACTGGGCCGGTTTTTTTATGTGCTGCGCGGGCGTGTTGTTTGGGCCACTCGCGTGCCTTCCAGGTGTCTTCTACGTGCGGTTCAGAGGCGCTGTTCTCGATGCACATTGCACTCGGCCCGTTCGATTATTGCGGTGCGGACAAACGAGGGCTTCATGATTGCGAAACGCACGTCATTGTGACGTTTTCATGATGTTGCGCTGCGGTATCCGTCCTGCAAGGATTGCCCCGTTGGCGTAAAATCGACGTCTTTGAAGGGGAGATGCCTTGCTGCGGCGCGACCGTATGGCGCCTGTAGCGTAGTCTCCATGCCGACGTTCTTCCGTTTCCCCATCGCCCTCGTCACCGACACGCACGGATGACGAACATTGCCGGCGCCATGCCGGCCGTCATGATCGAACCCCATGAGCACCCCCCAAATTCTCCCCGCCGAGACGTCCGAAGCATTGCCCCCGTCGTCCATCCCCGTCTGGCTGTCTTTCGTGGCGCTGGCCATGGGCGGGTTCGGCATCGGCACTGGCGAGTTCGTCATCATGGGCTTGTTGCCCGACGTTGCCAAAGGTCTGGACATCACGATCCCGCAAGCCGGTCATGCGATCAGCACGTACGCATTGGGTGTGGTGATCGGCGCGCCCTTGCTTGCCGTGTTGGGCGTGCGTTTGCCGCGCCGCGCGTTTCTGATTGCACTGATGGCGATGTTCGCCGTCGGCAATTTTGCAAGCGCCATGGCGCCGGGCTACCTCTCGCTGATCATTCTGCGCTTCCTGAGCGGCCTGCCGCACGGGACTTACTTTGGTGTGGCGGCGCTTGTCGGCGCTTCGCTCGTGCCGCCGCATCGGCGCGTGCATGCCGTCGGACAGGTCATGCTGGGACTGACGCTCGCAACCCTTTTCGGAGTGCCGCTTGCCGCCGGTCTGGGCCAATGGCTCGGTTGGCGTGCCGCGTTCGTGCTGGTCGGCCTCATTGGCACGTTGACCGCGTTTCTCGTCTGGCGCTGGGTGCCCGATGCGCCGGCACCGCATGGCGCCAGTCCGCTGCGTGAGCTCAATGCGCTGCGTAACTCGCAGGTATGGCTCACGCTCGGCATTGGTGCGATCGGCTTTGGCGGCATGTTCGCGGTGTTCAGCTATATCAAGCCCACGCTCATGCAGGTCGCGGGCGTTCCCGAGGCCTGGGTGCCGTTCTATCTCGCGCTGTTTGGTATGGGCATGGTCGGCGGTACGATCATCGGGCCGCGTCTGGTCGCTGCCGCTTCGCTCATGCGCGCGATCGGCGGCACGCTCATCTGGTCGGCGTTGTTGCTGATCGCCTTTACGTTCACGTCGGCGAATCCCTGGCTGGCGGGTGTCAACGTACTCGCCATTGGCACGATCATCATCATCGGTCCGGCCTTGCAGATTCGTCTCATGGATGTCGCCGGCGAGGCGCAAACCCTTGCGGCGGCGCTCAACCATTCGGCCTTCAACATGGCCAACGCCGCGGGCGCATGGCTCGGCGGCGTGGCGATCACCGCCGGTTACGGCTGGACGTCGACCGGTTGGGTCGGCGCTTTGCTGTCCTGCGCGGGGATGGTCATGTTCCTGTGGGCACGCCGCGACGCGCGGCGGAAGGCCCGGTAGCACATCCCCTGCATGGCCAGCATGGCGATGAAGGCGAGCGGGTACGCCCACCAGATGCCGGTCAGCCCGGCGATCCGCTCGAACATCCATGCCGCCGGTACCTCGATGCCCAGCAGCCCGACGACGCCGAGCAACGTCGGCACCCACACCTTGCGGCTCGCCCGCATGGCGCCGGTCATGATGGCCGTCGTTCCCATCACCAACACGCTCCACGCGACGATATAGAGCAAGTGCGTCGCCAGCGACAGCACGTCGGGATCGGTCAGGAACCCGCGCAGAATCGTTGGCGCGACCAGATAGATCACGACGACCAGCGTGCCGGTGAGCCCGAAATTGCACAGCAAGCCCGTGCGCACGATGGCGCCGATGCGGTCGCTGCGTCCAGCCCCGATGGCGTGGGCGCAAAGGATCGATGCGCTGACACCCAGCGTCATCACGGGCAGTTGCAGCCAGCTCATGACTTGGGTAACTGCGCCATACGCTGCTGTGGCATTCGCCCCGTGACGATTGACCATACTCAGCAGCGCCATTTCGGCGATCGCCATCGTCAGCATTTGAATGGCCGTCGGCACACCGATATGCAGGATCCCGCGCGCCAGTTCGCCATGCCATCGAAGTGCGCGCCAAAGCTCGCGATTCGGCGCGAGGGGGTGACCTTTGCGTCGCCAGTGAAGGCCCATCCAGATGAGGGCGACGGTGAACGCCAGCAGGGTGGATGCCACCGCACTCGTGACGCCCAATGCCGGGAAGGGGCCCCAACCGACGATGAATGCCGGCGTGAGACCCAGCGAAAGCAGCGTGGCAATGAGCAGGGCGAGAAGCGGCGAGACGGCATCGCCCGTGCCACGACTCATCGATGTCGTCAGCCAGAGCAGGAACACCACGGGCATGCCGACGAGCATCCCGCGAGCGTACTGCGTGGCCGCTTCGAATACGCGCTCAGGCGTGCCGAACGCATGCATGAGCGGCGTGGCGAGCCAGCCACCCAGCACGCTGACGACGACGCCCGCGCCGCACATCATCATCAAGGCCGTGCCCGCAATGTTGCGCACGCGGGCGATGTCTTTCGCGCCCCATGCCTGCCCGATCATCACTGTCGCGCCGGCTGACAGACCGATCACGATCGCCAGCAAAAAGAAGAAGACGGGGAAGAACGCCGAGACGGCGGCAATCGCGTCGGTGCCGATCAGGTGGCCGAGGTAAATGCCGTCGACCGTGCCCGCCATCGACTGGAGCGCGTTGGTCAGCATCATGGGTACCGCGATCAGGAGCCAGGATTTCCAGAGAGGTCTGGGCGGGGGGTGAGAAGCAGAGGTGGTTGGCTTCATGGTGTGTTTGCTTTTGTTATCGAACGAATGGGAATGAACCGGACGAACAGCAAAAAGAGGTCCGCCCGGAACGGCGAACCGTTCGGGGTGTGCACGGAAATCACGGAATGGGCCGGAAGGGGACCTGGCTTCGCTTACTTCGCCGGAGGCACCTTCTGCGCTTACGGCGTGGCGCTGACGAGGTCTTCCGTGGACGTCAGGCGCATCAGATGCGTACGCACGTCTTCCGGCCATTCGACAATGCGTGCCTCCAGTGCGTCGAGGTCGTGCGCAAAGAGCGCGCGGGATGCCTCCTCGAAGTGCGGCAGGTCACCGGCCATCGTTGACATGAAGCTGTACGCCCGTTCCTGCGCGCGCCGTTGTGTGTCTCGCTCGACATTGGCGCGGCGCGCTTCATCGATCAGTTTGCGAAGCGCGACGGAGGCGCCGCCGCGTTGCTCCGCGAGCCAGTCCCAATGGCGCGGCAGCAACGTCACTTCGCGCGCGATGACCCCGAGCTTGGGACGTCCCCGGCTTTTCGGCGGGGCGTCGGCATCGTGCGCAGCGTCGTTTGCCGTGCCAGCGGTCATGTCGGCCGTGGAGGCTGCCGGTAGGGGATAACGCACCCGGATGTCGGCGGCGGTGCCGCGCACGTCGACATCGCGCGTATCGCCAGTGAGGTTATCGAAAATGAGGACCGACGCGTTCGGGTCGGCGAGCATCGCCTGCTGAAAGGCGATGGCGGCGTCGGCAAGCGAGCCGGCGGCAATGCGGCGCTTGTCGCGAAAGACGGTGTATCCGAGTGATCCGGTGGTCAATGCAGTGCTCACGGCAGACTCCAGTAGCGATAGCGTAGTGTCGATACTGGTGAATATTACCCGGGTGTTAATTGAAGTGCAATATTACCCGGATAATATTTTGTGCTCTTGCGTTCGTGGACTCGTGTGCTCAGGCAGTCAACGCCACGCCGCCGTTCAGACGTTCCAGCACGGTGGCCCTGACCGCATGCGGGGCATCGTCGAGCAGCGCTGGCCAATCGGCCTGTGCTTGCTTCACCGTTTCCCGCGCAATCGTCATCAGCCGGCCGCTACGTAACAGTCCGGCCCCCTTGATAAGCGCTTCGAGGGCGGTCCAGTCAAACGCGCGCAGCGTCTTGTCGATCGCGCGATTCACGCCATAGTGCGACGGCGGCACGTCGTGAAAGAACGCCGCGACGCACACCGGATCGTAGACCGGCGCCAGTTGCGGCGTTCGGGCGTCCGGATAGATCAGTGCCCAGTTCTTGAGATGCGCATCCGTATTGCCCAGCAGGATGAAGGCGATCAGCCGGCGCAGAAACTCCCGGACATCCTGCACCGGCTGGCCGGAGAGCTGATCCAGTACGCGCAACATCGTGGTGTAGTCGATGTCCAGACCGCGTCCGTACTTGCTGCGCGGCGGATATTGAAGCACCTGGGCGAACTCCTCCATGTGCACACGTCGACCGTCGGGCAGGCGATCGAAACGCGGCACGGCGAGGATATGCTCGAACGGCACTTGCTCGGGTAGATCCGCGTCATGCCGGGAGATGATTTCCGCTTTTGCGCAGTCGAGCGAGAGGGCTTCACACAGCCGGTAGCCGGTGTACTCGTTTTCGACGAGATCCGGATGGCGGGTCGTGGGCAGCTTGAGGATGACCGAGCCTGCACGTCCCTGACGCTTCACGACGTAGCGACGCCCGTCGCGAATCGCGGAGAACTTCGTCACCACGCCCGGCAAGGACGCGGCATCTTCCACAGGCGTGTCGACGAAACCCGGCTCGACCATTTCCAGTCCGAGTGCCGTATGCCAGCGATGCACCACATCCGGCACGCCTTCACGAGCAGGCACCGGTTCGACTTCCAGTGCGCCCATCAGATCATGGCCCGCGGCGGCGAGCAGTTCGAATTCGTCGTCCGGGCTGCAATGGCGCTCGGCGGCGAGACGTTCTCGGTTGTGACCTTCGGGCAGCAGATTTTCGAAGTACACCGGCCAGCGTCCGTCGGTCCGCACGAGACGAACGTCCTGAGGGGAGGCAAGAATTTCGCGCGTTGCGCTTTCATTGGCCCCGCGGTATGCGAGCGAGAGTACCGGCCGACGGGCGTCGGCGATGTAGTCCTCGTCGAACGACATGCGAAGAATATCGCCGTACTGCGAGAGGTAGCCGATGGCGCAACGCGTGCCGTCAGGCTGGTGCAGATAAGCGCGCAAGTATTTGATGTTCATGGCAAGCGTCTCATTGGCCCGACTAGTCCAGTTAGTCCCGTGAGCCCGGTTGGTCCCGTTCGTCCTGGTTGTCTCGTCTGGCTCGTTGGCTCCGGCACATTGAGGGCATCGCCATGGGCGAGTTCATGCAGAACGGCCGGATCAGCCGCCGAGCGTCTCGACGATGGAAGGGGGCGCGGATACCCCGCTGGGCTGCGCAAGGTATTTGCCGCCTGAACGAAGGAAGGCCTCGACTTCCTGCCGGAGCCCTGTGGGCACCAGCATGGGTTCGAGGCCCAGCGCGCGGCACATCTCCAACACAGTCGACATGCGGGGGTCGAGCGTGCCGGATTCCATTCTCTGTACGGTCATGCGCGACAGGCCCGCCCGATCGGCGAGTTCAGCCTGCGTCAGCCCAGCGTCTTTGCGTGCCGCAATCAGCGGTTCCATAAAGCTCATGGCAATGCGCTTTTTGTGAGAAATGATGCTTTATCTTAGCATTTTCTCAAGATGGCGCACGTCAAAAAGCTAATTTAAATTAGCTTTTTGTGGAAAATGCTAAGAAAAAGTAGCATTACTCGTCGCGTCCCGAATGAACCTTGCCCCGGGAGGCCTTGACCCGCGAGCGAACCTGTTTGGCGTCGCGGCGGCGTACCTGACTCGCAAGCGTCGGCCGTGTCGGGACGCGGCGTCTCGGGATGACCGCGGCAGCATCGACGAGCGCTTGCAGGCGCGCAAGCGCGTCGGCCCGGTTCAGCTCCTGTGAACGGTGTTGTTGTGCCTTGATAACGATCACGCCGTCCTGGGTGATGCGGCTGTCGAGCCGGGCGAGCAGGCGAGCCTTGACCTCGTCGGGCAACGACGAGCGCATGACGTCAAACCGTAGATGAATGGCACTGGAGACTTTGTTGACGTTTTGACCGCCGGCGCCCTGAGCGCGCATGGCCGTCAATTCGACGTCTTCGGGAGCGATGAGAATGCGTCGGTTCATGGCGCAAGGATACCGTTGCCGCCAAGCCATCCACAAGCGCGCCCCGATGCGGCCCGGCATGTGCCGACGGACTGCGAATGGCGCCGGACGCAATGTCCGACGCCATTCTTGCAGCCAGGGGCGCTGCGCGAGACCGGCGCGTCAGTGCGGCGCCGCAACGACGACGAAGTTGACTGTGGTGCCGGAATAGACCGGCTGATACCACGTCGAGCCGCAATGCTGATAGGCCACATTGTTGACGACCGTACTCACACAACTCGGTGGCAACGAGGCGACCGTAGAGCCGATGATCGCGGCTGACACCCCGATGGTCACGGCTGCAGCCACGGGGTCATACCAACCCCCGCCCCAATAGTAGGGAGGGGGCGGCGGTGGCGGCGGGGGGGATGAGGTCCCGGCCCCGGCCCGGGTCCGGGGGGCGGTCCCGGCGGGTGAGGCCCCGGGCCAGGACCAGGACCAGGGCCAGGACCAGGCGGGTGAGGTCCCGGGCCGGGGTTGGGCGACGGATTCGGTCCGGGACCCGGGCCGGGCCCGGGATGCGGTCCCGGCCCCGGCGGTTGCCCGCCGGCATGGGGTGGGCCGCCGGAAGGACCGCCCGCATTGGCGTGCATCGGCGCGCCGCCTCGGGTGGCGCCGCTCAAGTTGCCCTGATGGGGGGCGCCACCGCCCTCGAATCCACCACCGCCATGGAACCCGCCACCTCCGTGGAACCCGCCGCCGCCAGCATGCAGGCTGGTGCGCGCGCCGCCGCGAAAACCGAATCCGTGGCTCGCGGTGGACGTCATGACGAGAACCGTCGCGGCGGCCAGACAAGTGGCGCGCGCAATGGCGCTCACGCGCGGCTTGCGGAATTTTCCGGCATCAGACGAGGCTGAGGTCGATCGCATCATTTCTGACCTCCTGTCGCAGGCGCGCCTTCCAGGGCCGCGGGCGGCGGGCGCATCTCGATTCGCTGCGCACCTGCTGGCGCCTTATATGTGAACGTACCGGCGGGGAACGTGGGATTGACGTCCCAGCGGTAATTCACCGAATGTCGCGGGCGTGACGGCTGCGACGTATCCGTAATTACGAACCGGCAGGGTACCGGCCGCGAGCCGGCGCTGATCCACAGTTCCCAATCCACGTCCGGTTGCTGGTAGGCGTAGTGATTGCACCATTCGCCATCGACCCGGTCGAGCCCGATAAACAAGGCCGAGCGTAATTGCGCGGCGTCGTCGGGATCCATTCCCCAATAGAAAAGATCCGCCAATGGCATGCCGATCCGGTATTTCTCGTCGATATCCCGAATCAGTTCGTCAATCGTTGGCGGGGCGCTGACCTGACTGTAGTAGCGCTTGCCCTGCGATTGCTCATAAAGCGTAAAGGTCTTGCCGTCATAGACGAAGCCGCGATTGCGTGCCTGGCCGGTCACGACGGCCCGCACTTTGTCGGGGCGCTGAACGGACAACTCGGTGTGATGGAGAAAGCCGACATTTTGTCCGGTACTCAACACGGCGTCCGTTACCGTATCCGCGTCCACATGGAAGCGCTTGAGCGAGCGCAGATACCGACTCATTTTGGTGAGCGCGTCCACCGCGCCCTGCTGCATTTCCGGCATGCCCTGAACGGGCAGCGAACTGTCCGCCTGCGGCGCCTGAGACATGGCCGGCGTGGTCGCGAGCAGGGCGCTTGCAAGCACGGCCATGGCAAGGGCGCGAGGCGGATTTCGTCGGGGAGTACGTCGAGAGTACGGGAAAGGCACTGTGTGACCTCATTCGAATGGTGGAACTGAACGGGACGACAACCAATGCAGACGCGACGCCGGACGGCGCGCAGGCATGACCATGCAACAACGCCCTGATTCACTGCGCCGTACGATGCGCCGTGCGGTTTCGCGACAGGTCGAAAATCAGCCCCCGTGCCGCCTGATGCCAGGGGCAGGCCGGGACAGAATGCGTGGAGCCAGAATAGTGATTTGGATTGCAAACTGTCAAGACCGGAAACCATCATCCGAACGGATTAAGAATTACTTGAATTCCACGAATATTTTTGTAACAAGGTGTGACGATATCGATGCGCGAATGCAATTCGTTACTACTTTCGCTGGTGAAAATCGTTGATCTGCATCAAGGCGGGATATTTATTGAGCCATGTGTCGGCGTTTTTTGGGTAACGCAGGGAAATTCGGCAGTAATTTAAATTACGTTTCTCTATTTTGATATTTGGTATGCAATCCGAAATCAACTTGCGCCTTTGAATTATTTTGTTACTATCCGATGGAAACATACGGGTTAATACGCGGTCCCCAGCACCCGGTGTTTTAGTTCGGATAATTAACTAGATGCGGTCCCAGTGGCGGGAATCGCATTCATCGATAACAAAAGGACTCACCATGAAGCTCACGAATGCCATGATTCTGGCCGGTTTGTTGTCCTTGGGAACGGTAGTGTATTGACCCAGTGAATTCCTGCTCACGCCATAATGGACGAAAAGACGATGAGCACGAAGATGGACGAAGACATCAAGCGATGGACGGCGAAGCGCAAGAGCGCCCTGGTGCTGGACATCATCCAAGGCAAAACGACGGTGGCGGAAGCCAGTCGCGCTTATGACCTGTCGCCTTCCGAGGTTGAGAACTGGGTCGACGACGGCAAGCGGGGTATGGAGAACGCGCTGCGGGCCAATCCACTGGATCTGAAAGAGCAGTACGAACGGCAGATCAAGGAATTGCAAGAGGCGTATGGCGAAGCGATGCTGGAGCTGCGCGCCCGAAAAAAATTGCAGTCCCTGCTGGGCGAGGACGACAAGTGATCGAGACGATCCGCCAGGGACTGCAAGCTGACGGTATTACCGTCTCGATCTCGAAGCTGTGCCGTTGGTTCGAGGTGCCGCGTCGCACCGTGTATTACCGGCCGGTTAAGTCTGCACCGAAGGTTCAGGCGCGTTTTTCCGAACCGATCAAAGCACTGATTGAGGAATCGCCGTCGTTCGGCTACCGGACCGTGGCGCACCTGCTGGGGTTCAACAAGAACACGGTGCAGCGGATCTTCCAGTTGAAGGGCTGGCAGGTTCGCAAGCGACCGATTGGCTTCCGGCCTCGCGTTCAAGCGATGCCGTCGGTCGCCACCGCACCGAACGAGCGATGGTCAACGGATATGTGCCGCGTCTGGGCCGGTCGCGACGGTTGGGCTACGTTGGCGCTGGTGATCGACTGCCATACGCGTGAACTACTGGGTTGGCGCCTGTCGCGCAGCGGCAAGGCCAGCACTGCCTCGAGCGCGTTGGAGCATGCGCT harbors:
- a CDS encoding IS3 family transposase (programmed frameshift) produces the protein MEILTEPERRRRRTAQEKIAIVQETLEPGASVSAVARRHGVNANQVFGWRKQYQEGSLAAVKAGETVVPASELAAAIKEIKELQRLLGKKTLEVEILKEAVEWGRFKKPDCALALAAGGRPMKTVCEVLGVARSAVAVKRARSSDWRDGRRARVTNDAGLVEEIQAHVAHLPTYGYRRVWALLRRSREQSGAPCINVKRVYRVMREHQLLLRRPGVRQDKRRHDGRVAVERSNTRWCSDGFEFRCDDGTPLRVTFALDCCDREAISWAATTGGHSGDVVRDVMLAAVEQRFGTTQAAHPIEWLTDNGSAYIDYRTRSFARELGLEPLTTPVRSPQSNGMAESFVKTMKHDYVAYMDKPDAPTALSRLAIAFEHYNERHPHKALKYRSPREFRRNAVSST
- a CDS encoding DUF3309 family protein — encoded protein: MLGTILLIVLILLLVGALPAWPHSREWGYYPSGGIGLIVLIVVLLVVMGHI
- a CDS encoding ChaB family protein, translating into MPYRQTHELPSSVKDHLPAHAQEIYLKAFNSAWDEYKDPGERRGHESREETAHKVAWTAVKKTYEKDDKSGRWHEKKHH
- a CDS encoding MFS transporter; its protein translation is MSTPQILPAETSEALPPSSIPVWLSFVALAMGGFGIGTGEFVIMGLLPDVAKGLDITIPQAGHAISTYALGVVIGAPLLAVLGVRLPRRAFLIALMAMFAVGNFASAMAPGYLSLIILRFLSGLPHGTYFGVAALVGASLVPPHRRVHAVGQVMLGLTLATLFGVPLAAGLGQWLGWRAAFVLVGLIGTLTAFLVWRWVPDAPAPHGASPLRELNALRNSQVWLTLGIGAIGFGGMFAVFSYIKPTLMQVAGVPEAWVPFYLALFGMGMVGGTIIGPRLVAAASLMRAIGGTLIWSALLLIAFTFTSANPWLAGVNVLAIGTIIIIGPALQIRLMDVAGEAQTLAAALNHSAFNMANAAGAWLGGVAITAGYGWTSTGWVGALLSCAGMVMFLWARRDARRKAR
- a CDS encoding MATE family efflux transporter yields the protein MMLTNALQSMAGTVDGIYLGHLIGTDAIAAVSAFFPVFFFLLAIVIGLSAGATVMIGQAWGAKDIARVRNIAGTALMMMCGAGVVVSVLGGWLATPLMHAFGTPERVFEAATQYARGMLVGMPVVFLLWLTTSMSRGTGDAVSPLLALLIATLLSLGLTPAFIVGWGPFPALGVTSAVASTLLAFTVALIWMGLHWRRKGHPLAPNRELWRALRWHGELARGILHIGVPTAIQMLTMAIAEMALLSMVNRHGANATAAYGAVTQVMSWLQLPVMTLGVSASILCAHAIGAGRSDRIGAIVRTGLLCNFGLTGTLVVVIYLVAPTILRGFLTDPDVLSLATHLLYIVAWSVLVMGTTAIMTGAMRASRKVWVPTLLGVVGLLGIEVPAAWMFERIAGLTGIWWAYPLAFIAMLAMQGMCYRAFRRASRRAHRNMTIPAQDSKAPTQPVDVQP
- a CDS encoding DUF2239 family protein; this encodes MTTGSLGYTVFRDKRRIAAGSLADAAIAFQQAMLADPNASVLIFDNLTGDTRDVDVRGTAADIRVRYPLPAASTADMTAGTANDAAHDADAPPKSRGRPKLGVIAREVTLLPRHWDWLAEQRGGASVALRKLIDEARRANVERDTQRRAQERAYSFMSTMAGDLPHFEEASRALFAHDLDALEARIVEWPEDVRTHLMRLTSTEDLVSATP
- a CDS encoding type II toxin-antitoxin system HipA family toxin produces the protein MNIKYLRAYLHQPDGTRCAIGYLSQYGDILRMSFDEDYIADARRPVLSLAYRGANESATREILASPQDVRLVRTDGRWPVYFENLLPEGHNRERLAAERHCSPDDEFELLAAAGHDLMGALEVEPVPAREGVPDVVHRWHTALGLEMVEPGFVDTPVEDAASLPGVVTKFSAIRDGRRYVVKRQGRAGSVILKLPTTRHPDLVENEYTGYRLCEALSLDCAKAEIISRHDADLPEQVPFEHILAVPRFDRLPDGRRVHMEEFAQVLQYPPRSKYGRGLDIDYTTMLRVLDQLSGQPVQDVREFLRRLIAFILLGNTDAHLKNWALIYPDARTPQLAPVYDPVCVAAFFHDVPPSHYGVNRAIDKTLRAFDWTALEALIKGAGLLRSGRLMTIARETVKQAQADWPALLDDAPHAVRATVLERLNGGVALTA
- a CDS encoding helix-turn-helix transcriptional regulator; this translates as MEPLIAARKDAGLTQAELADRAGLSRMTVQRMESGTLDPRMSTVLEMCRALGLEPMLVPTGLRQEVEAFLRSGGKYLAQPSGVSAPPSIVETLGG
- the arfB gene encoding alternative ribosome rescue aminoacyl-tRNA hydrolase ArfB — protein: MNRRILIAPEDVELTAMRAQGAGGQNVNKVSSAIHLRFDVMRSSLPDEVKARLLARLDSRITQDGVIVIKAQQHRSQELNRADALARLQALVDAAAVIPRRRVPTRPTLASQVRRRDAKQVRSRVKASRGKVHSGRDE
- a CDS encoding DUF2092 domain-containing protein yields the protein MAVLASALLATTPAMSQAPQADSSLPVQGMPEMQQGAVDALTKMSRYLRSLKRFHVDADTVTDAVLSTGQNVGFLHHTELSVQRPDKVRAVVTGQARNRGFVYDGKTFTLYEQSQGKRYYSQVSAPPTIDELIRDIDEKYRIGMPLADLFYWGMDPDDAAQLRSALFIGLDRVDGEWCNHYAYQQPDVDWELWISAGSRPVPCRFVITDTSQPSRPRHSVNYRWDVNPTFPAGTFTYKAPAGAQRIEMRPPPAALEGAPATGGQK
- a CDS encoding DUF1153 domain-containing protein: MSTKMDEDIKRWTAKRKSALVLDIIQGKTTVAEASRAYDLSPSEVENWVDDGKRGMENALRANPLDLKEQYERQIKELQEAYGEAMLELRARKKLQSLLGEDDK
- a CDS encoding IS3 family transposase translates to MIETIRQGLQADGITVSISKLCRWFEVPRRTVYYRPVKSAPKVQARFSEPIKALIEESPSFGYRTVAHLLGFNKNTVQRIFQLKGWQVRKRPIGFRPRVQAMPSVATAPNERWSTDMCRVWAGRDGWATLALVIDCHTRELLGWRLSRSGKASTASSALEHALIARFGTLGRVPKPFLLRSDNGLVFTSRDYTALVRRYGLRQEFITPHCPQQNGMVERVIRTLKEQCVHRHRFETLQHASRAIADWIQFYNHRRPHQALKMKTPAEAFALAA